TTATTAGGTTGCGAGGTATTTAACTTGTGGTCAAAACCTTCCATGAAGTGGACCTTTGTATTTctgaaacaaaaatatttgcCCTTTAGTTTCAAACGCTGGAAATaatatgtaaaaagaaatactgAAAATAAGAGAGTTGAAGATAAGACCAATATGAGGCTACAGTTATCTTAGCAtaaaaacagctagcctggttcaGTCCAAAGGTAACGACATCTTCCTCGCTGCTCCTAAGGATAAAAGCGAAGCAGATAAAATGCATTAATGAGTGAGCTTTAAAAAGGTGCTTGTACGTGGATTGTGTTACCTTCAGGcagagtcaggctagctgtGTTTCCCCCTGTGTCCacgctttatgctaagctaaccttaGCCTCCAGCCTTATTCTGAacagtggtatcaatcttctaatctaactctcagcaagaaagcacataagcatatttccccaaACAGTTGAACTCTTACTTTTAAGGTTTAGTAGTTTGCTGGATGTATAACGTGTATAAgtcatctctattggacaatAGTTGTTGTGGgtctaataaaggatttctgatattAATTAAATGCTAAGCTGAAGGTACAATGCTGAAATCAACACGTCTCTAAATCCTGCACATTAAACACCAGAGACAGTTATTCCCTCACCAGGACTAACCATTGGCTTTCGTATCACATATTTAATCACAAcatcaaatgtcaaaaacatGCAATGCTGAGAGCTACCAGTGTCGTCGCCCCCCCCAGGGTTAGGCGTCTGGCCTCAAATAACACAGTGCAAATCAAACCCTTTGTTGATTGGCACTCAGACAAACTGGGCATTGCCCTGGCAAATTAGAGTATGGAGATGGAGAGTGTGTCCCACTGGGCGCAGGAAGCCACAGGTGTACTTTTAATTAGGAGTGCGACATTTCCACTCACTAAATAGGCAGTGTGCTCGGGGACTCTCAAGGTAAATAACCACATCAGTTGGACACGCAGTCCCTGCAAACCAGTGATTTCTTCAGATTTGAATCATAACTTTAATTTGAGCCATTAGTGTTACAGAATCCCACCACGTACACACTCACAGGCaaactttgtagttctctctcATCTGTTATGTAGGCATTTGTCTAAAGAgtgcaataaaaacaatcaatacaAGCTACAATCTTGTTGTCAGAAGTATTCTGGATTCCTGTCAAGCACtttaaatactataaataagTACAAGGCTCATTACAGCATTGTCTTATGGATTCTCTATGCAGCTGATGTTCCCGTTTGCCCACAAGGATCAAGTTGATTACCAGAAGAAACTACTCAAAACCGCAGCACAGCCAATAATACAACCACCTGCTCAAACTGTCCAAGCCAATCTACCTCAGTGTGTAACTGCAAGCAACGTAAAGTTAAAGTCTCTGTGGACACAGTAAGAGTTCCAGCTTTAAGTCTGACGCTAATTAACAGTTCTTACTTTGAATATGTTCATTATTGATCACCATCCTGCGATATCATCTATAGTCGGACTGTCTGCTGAGCTAAAAAAAACCAATGCAGAGGTTTTGCATGCATACTGACTCCCAGTGTAACGGGATCAGGTGAATAAATAGTGTGGCAAAGAATGAGATATGAGCTGAATAAACAGGACACATTTAGGCAGGTTTGTGGTgataaacatgcaaacaaatgcagggaggagggtgtgtgtgtgtgtgtgtgttgtgtgtgtgtgtgtgtgtgtgggatgccaagagagaagaggagaaagaagccCAATTAACAGATTTCTTCGAATACTGAGTTGTTTTTATAGTGAAATCAGGAAGCTATCAACTTTAATCTGATTATGTTTTTTCtatttacaatatttttctATTGCTTATAGTATAAATCAATACAATGCAGTAGTGTAATGTTTCATTTACTGAAGTGCTGTATtccaaaatatcaaaatgtagGTACTTGATGTACTTGAATATTAACATTTTGTGCTACTTCATACAttcagaagaaaatgttttagttcCCTTTGACCTGCTATTAtaattaatgcatcagtaataataaatcaaatactaTAAATTGATATTTATCTGGATTATTAAAACTTACAATTGATACTTACAGGACTTGTACTTCCTGAGTCTGATTCACAAGCTGCATGGagttgttttttacattacacTATTGCTATAGTGTTGTTAATAAGtaggagaaacagagagattCCCTTGTTCTTCAAAAGTCAAATTCTTTCTAAAGCTTTCAGCAGAAATGTGCATGGCCTGCAGGCTGTCATCACTCAGCTCCTGCTCCTGACACAACCAAAGTTTCCAGGTCAGGGAGGAGCACAAACAACCGAAAGCTGGAGTAATCTGTATCCAGACAGGAAGTTGTTGCTCAGATCCCCCATCCATATTTTATGAATATGTGAACTCTAATTATGTTGCCAGTCTGCACACTCAACACTGATTCCATTTAACAGCCCACCACCACATCTGTATCGTCTCACAGTGTCTGTTAGAGAAGCTGTGAGAGGAAGCTTCCGAGATGTTCTCCCCTTGGATTGAGTCTTGAAATATATACAAGCCACGTACACTCAGTTAATCAAAAGTGAAAAACCATTAGATGAGAGACAGAATATGTTCCACTTTGCAATAGCTCTGCAGATTGCATAGGCACGTTGAGTGGCTGCAGGATTGGTGACACACTGccccctgcagacacacaggaggaacatCCCTCGACCTGCTTTACAGCCGCTGTGATGTCATTACTCATCCATCGTTTTAAAGAGCAGAATGGTAGATTTTATAAGCCCTCCCCTAAAATAGTTCTCAGGTTAGTTGTCTCCTAATTGGACAATTAAGACTAATTTGTGAAAATGAACACTAACACGTTCTGACGACCCTCTGCTGGGTTTATTTTACACCACAACTTTTCATTTACTgaaagaaaaagctccttttaTTTGACTTAATCCAGAAGATTCGTTATTTTTGCGtcatcataaaacataaaacactttaagTGGACAATATTCATTATTAAGCAACTTCACACTCAGACATTCATTGTTGAGCCACTCACTGAAGTTGTGCGCAATCTTCTGGTTGAGCATAATATGCTGCGTGTGGCTCGGCTCGGCGGCACCAAACGTCCCCACATCTTTAACGGCAAATTGCTCATATAAGAGCGATGTGTCGATTTTAATCCTCCCGGTGCTTTCTTGTATCCAAAATGATTTTGCAATCTGTCAAGAAACAAATTAATTCAGGACTGAGGCAATTCCATTAGATGAGGGAATCAATGTGAACATTACAAAAGAGCAACACTGGGGAagcaataactacaaagagtAATTCCCAACAATGATGCAATATGAGGTTATAATGAAGTGAAACCAAGCTGAAACACTTTTCAGTGTTTccacaataataaacaacactgcatttaaatatgaataattcaCACTGTATACTTAGACTGTGGTAATTCATTGTCTTCTGATCAATTACGTTTTGACTGACAAGTGTCAGTGTTACCTTCTCTGTGCCGACTAGGTCCCAGTGGAAAGCCTTGGTGCGTGGTTTTTTTCTAATCATGAATTTGCAGGGTAAAGGCGGCGGGGGTGGGATGCTCGGGGGTGAAGGCCCTTTCACAACTGAAGAGCCTGATTCATGGTTAAGAGACTCTGGGACTGTGGAAGGGGATGTGAGGGCAGTAGTGGGGGGTGAGGGTTGAGGGAAAGTGGGTGAAGGTAAGACAAAGACACCGGGGGAGGTTGGTGATGGGACGGGGGGCAACATATCAGGCATGATAACAGCAGTCGAACTACTGCTGCGAGGTTTAGGGACAGGCTTTGTCAAATCAGCTGAGGGAAAACTGTGACTCGTGTCCCCAGCTGGTAAATGATCTCCATCGGCAGAGTTGGGATAATCAACTGGAGGAAAAATCTTATTTCCACCACCAAATCCACCACTCGACTCGAGGTCTGTGTTCGTGTCCTCGTCTTCAGATAAGCTGAGATGTCGAAGATCCTTTTTATCCACAAACATGGGTTCGATCTTGGACTTCCTCTTCCAGTCTGAGCACAGTCTGTCAATGGCATGGACCCAAGCATCTCGCTCCCTCTGCACAGCCCCAGGGGAAGCTGTTTGATCTGGTAAAGGCACCCGGAACCTGCAACAAATCAACAACTTTTAACACCGACTTCCCTCCATACCTGAGATAAGTCTGGTTATTAACCCTCTCAGGCttatatttataacattataactCAAAGGTTGCATCATAAGTGCaagagaaacagctgtttgtttccaCATCTTAAATAATCTTCACTCACTGGTACTCATTTTTGTGGGTGATGAGTGTGAAAGTGTCGGAGTTGTGAGGCTTCTGTACGCTGGTGTCGCCGTCTGACAGGTGAATCACGATGGGCACCGAGTTTCTCAGCTCACCATCAGCGGGGGCTCGTTGCCTGATGGGGAACAGTGTCAGCTGACCCGGGTGGAGTTGGATCTCATATCTGGAACAAAATGGTAATGTAAGACACAACGTCTCATTTCCACACAACATAACAAGTGTATTCAGAATGTACTGCATACTGATATTTGCTGGTTTCTCCagctttatttaaacttttttgtGGAAGAATATATCAGATTTGTCTCAAGGGGATCTTTAGTGGTTTCACTTTTACAGCGTGagcacaaaacaaactcaaaaccTGATTAGAGTAGaattacagtatttatttgtatctgAGAACGTCGATGTGGATACAAGTCATTTCTCATCACTAACTGTGCTGCAGATTTGTTGTGTATGTATTTTTCTACAGTAGCTTTACAATAATAAGAACACATCCGTACTTCACCCATCTGAATGATGCCAGGCCGCCTCGGTGCAGCAACAAGAAGCCTTGCCGAAGACTCTGTGATGCTTGAGGCTGCTGACTTGTTTCTGCATTGCCCTCTTCATCATCGCTGTATATGTTCCCATAAATTATCTTATTCACAAGCTGCATTATCTGAGAATCACCAGCAGAAAAAAAGTTCCTCTCTTAGCACAAATAATGAATTATAGTATAAATGACAGGTTGTTTAAAGCGTACCCACTCTAAGTATACATTCACCTTGTGTTTGTCCTCCAGTGAAGTGGCCTCCAATTCATAATCATGATATCCTTTAAAGGAAATGGAGAACCTGGAACCCACTCCATCATCACAACTCTTGACAATAGAGAAGGGAAGTTGTCTCTTGATGATGCCTTTCTCGATGCTGCACAGCATTTTGGTTTTGAAG
This window of the Cottoperca gobio chromosome 7, fCotGob3.1, whole genome shotgun sequence genome carries:
- the LOC115011450 gene encoding formin-like protein 13 isoform X1, with amino-acid sequence MPNLGSKKKDNLSRMERRTQDLPQLSNELQLQILNKVKTGELSIDDALNQARQDGKQQLTQKSLDEEKPQPSQYNFSVHKHSHYRWQKRVLQIDFKTKMLCSIEKGIIKRQLPFSIVKSCDDGVGSRFSISFKGYHDYELEATSLEDKHKIMQLVNKIIYGNIYSDDEEGNAETSQQPQASQSLRQGFLLLHRGGLASFRWVKYEIQLHPGQLTLFPIRQRAPADGELRNSVPIVIHLSDGDTSVQKPHNSDTFTLITHKNEYQFRVPLPDQTASPGAVQRERDAWVHAIDRLCSDWKRKSKIEPMFVDKKDLRHLSLSEDEDTNTDLESSGGFGGGNKIFPPVDYPNSADGDHLPAGDTSHSFPSADLTKPVPKPRSSSSTAVIMPDMLPPVPSPTSPGVFVLPSPTFPQPSPPTTALTSPSTVPESLNHESGSSVVKGPSPPSIPPPPPLPCKFMIRKKPRTKAFHWDLVGTEKIAKSFWIQESTGRIKIDTSLLYEQFAVKDVGTFGAAEPSHTQHIMLNQKIAHNFNIFLKSFPVQPGELKDKLFIVREEDGGMSDEHITSLRRYVPTLDDVEMYKSHTGPVTELHIVDQYMMEMCNIPCLSTQLDLLLTLREIPISVNDLQPLINQKIRICTQLNNCRSFVSVLEYLLTIGNYLNENARKEKAKGFRLSSLTKLSQLRGRDKKFTLLHALVEQILLHEPCLATFTQELAEFETVPGASIKGLTAEVDVLKNELQKVIQYRKTSKKKNSGVHHPNFSKDLKMAIEKYNTDLSALTKTCEEMKKLYSVILVKFGEPADQDSQELFGLICQFVHNFREARAEMI
- the LOC115011450 gene encoding formin-like protein 13 isoform X2 — encoded protein: MTELRKTLSNELQLQILNKVKTGELSIDDALNQARQDGKQQLTQKSLDEEKPQPSQYNFSVHKHSHYRWQKRVLQIDFKTKMLCSIEKGIIKRQLPFSIVKSCDDGVGSRFSISFKGYHDYELEATSLEDKHKIMQLVNKIIYGNIYSDDEEGNAETSQQPQASQSLRQGFLLLHRGGLASFRWVKYEIQLHPGQLTLFPIRQRAPADGELRNSVPIVIHLSDGDTSVQKPHNSDTFTLITHKNEYQFRVPLPDQTASPGAVQRERDAWVHAIDRLCSDWKRKSKIEPMFVDKKDLRHLSLSEDEDTNTDLESSGGFGGGNKIFPPVDYPNSADGDHLPAGDTSHSFPSADLTKPVPKPRSSSSTAVIMPDMLPPVPSPTSPGVFVLPSPTFPQPSPPTTALTSPSTVPESLNHESGSSVVKGPSPPSIPPPPPLPCKFMIRKKPRTKAFHWDLVGTEKIAKSFWIQESTGRIKIDTSLLYEQFAVKDVGTFGAAEPSHTQHIMLNQKIAHNFNIFLKSFPVQPGELKDKLFIVREEDGGMSDEHITSLRRYVPTLDDVEMYKSHTGPVTELHIVDQYMMEMCNIPCLSTQLDLLLTLREIPISVNDLQPLINQKIRICTQLNNCRSFVSVLEYLLTIGNYLNENARKEKAKGFRLSSLTKLSQLRGRDKKFTLLHALVEQILLHEPCLATFTQELAEFETVPGASIKGLTAEVDVLKNELQKVIQYRKTSKKKNSGVHHPNFSKDLKMAIEKYNTDLSALTKTCEEMKKLYSVILVKFGEPADQDSQELFGLICQFVHNFREARAEMI